The Ruminococcus bovis genome includes a region encoding these proteins:
- a CDS encoding DDE-type integrase/transposase/recombinase, whose protein sequence is MITQEAKKKQAVVKYAIRKGKSKASRMYGVSLSSVKRWCKQYDGTWQSLLPKSHRPHSHPNRHTKREERQIRNSFKKCYERYGWDGVYSDLKRKGYTRSYSGMIYAAKRMGLVKYKKTKKKSRKHRRYPELLIPGEKVQIDVKEVPYNCLRGKALRDGKHFYQWTAIDECTRMRFVYGFEEHTPENSTKFLKMLLKEFPFKIQTIQTDNGIEFTYKYQSSEVKSPFEIELNKLGINHKLIPPRTPWHNGKVERSHRNDQRYFYEWETFRNIEELNTKLKGHLEWSNNKTMRTLDYKSPMQLLSEKLELKSIH, encoded by the coding sequence ATGATAACACAAGAAGCAAAGAAAAAGCAAGCGGTAGTAAAATACGCAATAAGAAAAGGAAAAAGCAAAGCAAGTAGAATGTACGGTGTAAGTCTTTCAAGCGTAAAGAGATGGTGTAAACAATATGACGGTACCTGGCAATCGCTATTGCCTAAATCACACAGACCACATAGTCATCCTAACAGGCACACAAAAAGAGAAGAAAGACAAATTAGAAATTCTTTCAAAAAGTGCTATGAAAGATATGGATGGGATGGAGTATACAGTGATTTAAAGAGAAAAGGATATACAAGAAGCTACTCAGGAATGATATATGCAGCTAAAAGAATGGGCTTAGTAAAATATAAAAAGACCAAGAAAAAGAGCCGTAAGCATAGAAGATATCCGGAACTGTTAATACCTGGAGAAAAGGTGCAGATAGATGTAAAAGAAGTGCCATATAATTGCTTAAGAGGTAAGGCTTTAAGGGACGGAAAGCATTTTTATCAATGGACTGCAATAGATGAATGTACAAGGATGAGATTTGTATATGGGTTTGAAGAACATACACCTGAAAACTCAACCAAATTCTTGAAAATGTTATTGAAAGAATTTCCGTTTAAAATACAGACTATTCAAACAGATAACGGAATAGAGTTCACATATAAATATCAGAGCAGTGAAGTGAAAAGTCCTTTTGAAATAGAATTAAACAAACTAGGTATAAATCATAAATTAATACCACCACGAACACCTTGGCACAACGGAAAGGTAGAAAGAAGTCATAGAAACGACCAAAGATATTTCTATGAATGGGAAACATTCAGAAATATTGAAGAATTAAACACAAAATTAAAAGGACATTTGGAATGGAGTAATAACAAAACAATGAGAACACTTGATTACAAGAGTCCAATGCAGTTATTGAGTGAAAAGTTAGAATTGAAATCCATTCATTAA
- a CDS encoding SPFH domain-containing protein: MGIIKAFTGAIGGTFADQWKDIITAGSFDEHTAVSPGVLKSTNNGRGTNTSGSDGIISNGSKIYIPENTAAFIFSQSGIEDIITEPGGYEYQNGQESIFNGDGVKKSIFKQAKDRIGYGGISADYKQIAFVNLREIRNIYFGTHGPQVYNDLFYGVDLEIYSYGSFTVQIVDPVVFVRNFVPANVNYYSFDDSKVRAQLLSEFLQSFSVALNSLSSTYRVSQLPSQANAISEQIAQDSFNAGTWPERFGFKLVKVGIENIEFSEQSRELVNKYSANKMNLSAYEDVSQKASNIAAQQKMAEGVQTHGFGDMGGMVFGMNMAQGMAQNTGANAQPKPQMSFDEQIEALQKLKSLLDAGVLTQDEFDAKKREIMGL; this comes from the coding sequence ATGGGTATTATAAAAGCATTTACCGGTGCAATTGGCGGAACATTTGCGGACCAATGGAAAGATATAATTACCGCAGGAAGCTTTGATGAACATACTGCAGTTTCTCCTGGTGTATTAAAAAGCACAAATAATGGACGAGGTACAAACACTAGCGGTTCAGATGGTATTATATCCAACGGATCAAAAATCTATATTCCTGAAAATACAGCTGCTTTCATTTTCAGTCAATCAGGTATCGAAGATATTATTACTGAGCCAGGCGGATATGAATATCAAAACGGTCAAGAAAGTATATTTAATGGTGATGGAGTAAAAAAATCCATCTTTAAGCAAGCTAAAGATAGAATCGGATATGGTGGTATTTCAGCAGATTATAAACAAATTGCTTTTGTTAATCTACGTGAGATAAGAAACATTTACTTTGGAACACACGGTCCCCAAGTGTATAATGACCTTTTCTACGGGGTTGACCTCGAAATCTATTCTTATGGCTCATTTACAGTACAGATTGTTGACCCTGTTGTTTTTGTAAGAAATTTCGTACCAGCAAATGTCAACTATTATTCATTTGACGATTCAAAAGTGCGTGCTCAGTTATTATCCGAGTTTTTGCAATCATTTTCAGTCGCGTTAAACTCATTGTCTAGCACATACAGAGTTTCTCAGTTACCTTCACAAGCAAATGCTATATCAGAACAGATCGCTCAAGATTCATTTAATGCCGGAACATGGCCCGAGCGTTTTGGATTTAAACTAGTAAAAGTTGGAATTGAAAACATCGAGTTCTCAGAACAGTCAAGAGAATTGGTTAACAAATACTCAGCTAATAAGATGAATCTTAGTGCATACGAAGACGTTTCACAAAAAGCCTCAAATATAGCTGCTCAACAAAAGATGGCCGAGGGAGTCCAAACCCATGGCTTTGGCGATATGGGTGGTATGGTCTTTGGTATGAATATGGCACAGGGTATGGCACAAAACACGGGTGCGAATGCTCAGCCTAAACCACAAATGTCTTTCGATGAGCAAATAGAAGCTCTCCAGAAATTAAAATCACTTTTAGATGCAGGTGTTTTAACACAAGACGAATTTGATGCCAAAAAGAGAGAAATAATGGGGTTATAA
- a CDS encoding recombinase family protein, which produces MKVWLYYRLSRDEDEELNSLSNQRSILVEYAEKNGYDIVGESFDDNVSGMHFNREGINKIYEQVENDAIEAIIVKDMSRLGRHKTQTALFIDYLREHEVRVLSVTENLDTSNEDDDLIIGFKGLFNDMYARDISKKVRAGMVQKQKKGFVMIPPLGYFKDKNTGEIKVVEKHAEIVRRIFNMYLEGYGFSAIARILNEEGVKSPAYYQKKLLGKNLGYNKPKIGFKYLWDNTGVKRILVNDFYIGTLTCHKTYNNKITHVRKDLPKEEQFVHENFVTPIISKEKFNQVQKLIEQKREGKVRASSGKPCHRYSGLLKCGDCGSTFVAIRRRWRNKPERIEYSCNGYHRYGKENCTPHRINESELDELVYSEILRISEQAKDNYNKVDEEVSKWRKQKNSVTSKIKSLKGELAQRKTDQKEILLERIRDREHAEVYDEMLESCESDIKKIKTEIYEIENYDDTIKKRKAELKNTLEIMEEIVAEGAVSNSNLRQLIDKIVIHETADGLDIRIGIQADFTTHMKIYDGEGEQQADLEVIDQIIPAAMKRRMKPE; this is translated from the coding sequence ATGAAAGTTTGGTTATATTACCGCCTCTCACGTGATGAAGACGAGGAACTTAACTCGCTGTCAAACCAGAGAAGTATTCTTGTGGAGTACGCTGAGAAAAACGGATATGACATTGTTGGTGAGTCTTTTGACGACAATGTCAGCGGAATGCACTTCAACCGCGAGGGTATTAATAAAATATATGAGCAGGTAGAAAACGACGCCATCGAGGCGATTATCGTTAAGGATATGTCTCGACTCGGCAGACATAAAACACAGACCGCACTCTTCATTGACTATCTCAGGGAACACGAGGTGCGGGTGCTTTCGGTTACCGAAAATCTCGATACGAGTAACGAGGACGACGATTTGATTATTGGATTCAAAGGATTATTCAATGATATGTACGCCCGTGATATCTCTAAGAAGGTCCGCGCGGGAATGGTTCAAAAACAGAAAAAGGGCTTTGTTATGATACCGCCGCTCGGTTATTTTAAAGATAAGAATACGGGTGAGATCAAGGTAGTTGAAAAGCACGCGGAGATTGTCAGAAGAATATTTAATATGTATCTCGAGGGCTATGGCTTTAGTGCCATAGCCCGAATTCTTAACGAGGAAGGCGTAAAATCGCCCGCTTATTATCAGAAGAAACTGTTGGGGAAGAATCTCGGCTACAATAAACCGAAAATCGGATTTAAATACCTGTGGGATAATACAGGCGTGAAGCGAATTCTGGTAAATGACTTCTACATCGGTACACTGACCTGCCACAAAACATACAATAACAAAATCACCCATGTCCGAAAAGACCTGCCAAAAGAGGAACAGTTCGTTCACGAAAACTTTGTTACACCGATTATATCAAAGGAGAAATTCAATCAGGTTCAGAAGCTGATTGAACAGAAGCGTGAGGGCAAAGTCAGGGCGAGCTCAGGTAAGCCATGTCACCGATACTCAGGACTGCTTAAGTGCGGCGACTGCGGTTCAACCTTCGTCGCGATAAGGCGCAGGTGGCGTAATAAGCCGGAGCGAATAGAGTATAGCTGCAACGGTTATCACCGCTACGGCAAAGAAAACTGCACACCTCACAGGATAAACGAGAGCGAGCTTGATGAGCTGGTCTATAGTGAAATCCTCAGAATCAGCGAGCAGGCAAAGGATAATTACAATAAAGTTGATGAGGAAGTAAGTAAATGGCGCAAGCAGAAAAACAGCGTGACGAGCAAAATTAAGAGCTTAAAGGGTGAGCTTGCCCAAAGGAAAACTGACCAGAAAGAAATACTGCTTGAAAGAATCAGGGACAGGGAACACGCCGAAGTATATGACGAAATGCTCGAAAGCTGTGAGAGTGATATAAAGAAAATTAAAACCGAAATATATGAAATCGAAAACTACGATGACACTATCAAAAAACGAAAGGCTGAGCTGAAAAACACTCTGGAAATAATGGAGGAAATCGTTGCGGAGGGAGCAGTAAGCAATTCAAATCTGAGACAGCTGATTGATAAAATAGTGATTCACGAAACAGCTGACGGGCTGGATATAAGAATAGGAATCCAGGCGGACTTCACAACTCATATGAAAATATATGACGGTGAGGGAGAGCAGCAAGCGGACTTGGAAGTAATCGATCAAATAATCCCAGCCGCTATGAAACGCAGAATGAAGCCCGAATAG
- a CDS encoding MobC family plasmid mobilization relaxosome protein, with amino-acid sequence MSKDLILSTRVSAEEKEIIERKALESYRTVSNYLRDCALEKRIVSVKGLDEIAAELRRIGNNINQLTRAVNAGQAYEIDLRRTQGRLGDIWQSLNSLTRAVR; translated from the coding sequence TTGAGTAAAGATTTGATTTTATCAACACGTGTTTCAGCAGAAGAAAAGGAAATAATTGAGCGAAAAGCGCTCGAAAGTTACCGTACGGTTAGCAATTATCTTCGTGACTGTGCTCTCGAAAAGAGAATAGTTTCCGTCAAGGGCTTGGACGAAATCGCCGCGGAGCTTCGGCGGATTGGTAACAACATTAATCAGCTCACGCGGGCGGTTAACGCGGGACAAGCCTATGAAATCGATCTGCGCAGAACACAGGGAAGGCTGGGTGATATATGGCAATCGTTAAATTCGTTAACGCGGGCAGTCCGATGA
- a CDS encoding relaxase/mobilization nuclease domain-containing protein produces MAIVKFVNAGSPMNNIFNYVTRSDATNRKLIDGVNCSPESALEEFRFVKKQFGKEDGRMYYHIIQSFALDDRLSPKKAHEIGMKLAEYFPDYQVLVATHTNTKCLHNHLILNSVSFKNGKKFHQSRDEMLRFKEYSNRLCQAEGLSVTEVKTRNPRHLKWKDELRRYAYYALCETDTKEGFIGCMEDYGYKVRWDDNHKYITFTTPDGHKCRDIKLFDEMFLKKNLEIYYAMGGCESGIAEIYQNYATPIHNDSFKMTYSNDLISQIGDLLASIPSDFHHYFTPDYINEINPNKKRELEKLLGRKITNEAFVYYCTQEDYEQQMGLSL; encoded by the coding sequence ATGGCAATCGTTAAATTCGTTAACGCGGGCAGTCCGATGAATAATATTTTTAATTACGTTACCCGGAGCGACGCGACAAACAGAAAATTGATTGACGGCGTGAACTGTTCTCCGGAATCCGCACTCGAAGAGTTCAGGTTTGTCAAGAAACAATTCGGAAAAGAGGACGGCAGAATGTACTATCATATCATCCAGTCCTTCGCACTTGACGACAGACTTTCTCCCAAGAAAGCTCATGAAATCGGGATGAAATTAGCCGAGTATTTTCCTGATTATCAGGTGTTAGTCGCGACACATACGAATACAAAATGTCTGCACAATCATTTGATTCTGAACTCCGTCAGCTTCAAAAACGGAAAGAAGTTTCACCAAAGCCGCGACGAAATGCTCCGCTTCAAAGAGTATTCCAACAGGCTTTGTCAGGCTGAAGGACTGAGTGTTACGGAGGTAAAAACAAGGAATCCCCGCCACTTAAAGTGGAAGGACGAGCTCAGACGTTACGCTTACTACGCGCTGTGTGAGACGGATACTAAGGAAGGTTTTATCGGGTGCATGGAGGATTACGGCTACAAAGTTCGTTGGGATGATAACCATAAATACATTACCTTTACAACTCCCGACGGTCATAAGTGCCGTGATATCAAACTCTTTGATGAGATGTTCTTGAAGAAAAATCTTGAAATATATTATGCTATGGGTGGATGCGAAAGCGGAATCGCGGAAATATATCAAAACTACGCAACGCCGATTCATAACGACAGCTTTAAGATGACGTACTCAAATGATTTGATATCGCAAATCGGCGACCTGCTTGCGTCAATTCCGAGCGATTTCCACCATTATTTTACACCCGACTACATCAACGAAATCAATCCCAATAAAAAGCGTGAACTCGAAAAACTCCTCGGCAGAAAAATCACTAATGAGGCATTTGTTTATTACTGTACGCAGGAGGATTACGAGCAGCAGATGGGATTGAGTTTATAA